In Spirosoma aureum, a single genomic region encodes these proteins:
- a CDS encoding 3-keto-disaccharide hydrolase, giving the protein MRKLSFILAIGLAGIFMNLTIRPAADGWVSIFDGKTFNGWKVTEESPATFSVQDGAIVVAGPRAHLFYEGPVHNHDFKNFEWKAQVMTTPGSNSGMFIHTAYQPSGWPSKGYEIQVNQSHTDWRKTGSVYGLQDVKEVFVKDNEWYTEHIIVQGKKVTIKVNDKTINEYMEPDSISTGKSMKKLSTGTVALQGHDPKSKVFYKDIMIKVLPD; this is encoded by the coding sequence ATGAGAAAACTTTCGTTTATTCTGGCAATCGGATTAGCCGGAATTTTTATGAATCTGACTATTCGTCCGGCAGCCGACGGTTGGGTTAGCATTTTTGACGGCAAAACATTCAATGGCTGGAAAGTCACCGAGGAGAGCCCGGCAACGTTTAGTGTTCAGGACGGTGCCATTGTTGTGGCAGGCCCCCGCGCTCACTTGTTCTATGAAGGGCCTGTTCATAATCACGATTTCAAAAATTTTGAGTGGAAAGCACAGGTCATGACAACGCCTGGCTCAAACTCGGGTATGTTTATTCATACGGCCTATCAGCCATCAGGATGGCCCTCCAAAGGATACGAAATCCAGGTGAACCAGAGCCACACCGACTGGCGTAAAACGGGTAGCGTTTATGGGCTTCAGGACGTAAAAGAGGTGTTTGTCAAAGACAATGAATGGTATACCGAACACATCATTGTGCAGGGCAAAAAAGTAACGATCAAGGTCAATGACAAGACGATCAATGAGTATATGGAACCCGACAGCATTAGTACGGGCAAGTCAATGAAAAAGCTTAGTACGGGCACGGTTGCCCTGCAAGGCCACGACCCGAAAAGCAAAGTCTTTTACAAGGACATCATGATAAAGGTTCTGCCCGATTGA
- a CDS encoding LEA type 2 family protein, producing MKKGWIIALAILLAGVIGGYSWYSKLKSNAAAENGPYDNTLKPRLELSRFDFTDISDDVITMNMYMLVDNPLPVGFKARQLDYTFYIADTPVVVDSYKKPIEVKSGDSTLIVMPAKLFSKKLTKVLETLERRNIDSTTYKIRASFALDVPILGEKTFAATTERRLPTYHIPTIKIEDIDFGKLGFKRADVAAKVNVRNKNKFPYNFTDTHYTVTIDGKQIAEGDQPEPILIKAQSTTPVVFPVTGKPGKTLSLLPKMLFDKKDTPYVIDFRCKMLDKNDNPMFKNSKFIATIKGTLDDFKKK from the coding sequence ATGAAAAAAGGATGGATCATTGCCCTGGCCATATTGCTGGCCGGTGTAATCGGGGGGTACAGTTGGTATAGTAAACTCAAAAGCAACGCTGCCGCTGAGAACGGCCCTTACGATAATACGCTCAAACCCCGACTTGAACTTAGTCGGTTTGATTTTACGGACATTAGTGACGATGTGATTACAATGAACATGTACATGCTGGTCGACAATCCGCTTCCTGTCGGATTTAAAGCTCGCCAGCTTGACTATACGTTTTATATTGCCGATACGCCTGTGGTCGTTGACTCCTACAAAAAGCCGATTGAGGTCAAATCAGGGGATAGTACGCTCATTGTTATGCCCGCTAAACTATTCAGCAAGAAACTAACGAAGGTACTGGAAACACTGGAGCGCAGGAATATTGACAGTACTACCTACAAAATACGGGCTTCGTTTGCGCTTGATGTACCGATTCTGGGTGAAAAAACGTTCGCTGCCACAACCGAGCGACGGTTACCGACGTACCACATTCCAACGATTAAGATTGAGGATATTGATTTCGGAAAACTTGGCTTCAAGCGGGCAGATGTAGCCGCGAAAGTTAATGTGAGGAATAAGAATAAATTTCCGTACAATTTTACGGACACTCATTATACGGTCACGATCGATGGAAAGCAGATTGCGGAGGGCGATCAGCCGGAACCTATCCTGATCAAGGCACAGAGTACTACGCCCGTCGTATTTCCGGTAACCGGTAAGCCGGGAAAAACACTGAGCTTGTTGCCCAAGATGCTTTTCGACAAAAAGGATACGCCGTATGTAATTGATTTTCGGTGTAAGATGCTGGATAAAAATGATAACCCAATGTTTAAAAACAGCAAGTTTATTGCAACGATCAAAGGAACATTGGATGATTTCAAGAAGAAATGA
- a CDS encoding dihydrolipoyl dehydrogenase family protein: MKSQYDLIAIGAGSAGLGVSIAMKRLGFNVLLIDRYDHRIGGDCLNDGCVPSKALIHVSRLIHSAKRSQPFGWKVEGKTDLAAVMQYVRERQDSIRVHENAAYLRETEGLDVELGTARFVDKQTIEVNGDNGSRVVSAKNIVLCTGSKPKMLNADGIEQVKLHTNETIFSLETLPERLMIVGAGPIGIELCQAFQRMGSQVTVVGAEERILTKELPDVSDLLQKRLTEEGVIVKLNRKVKAFPDANTAELELENGLTERIEFDAVLVAIGRTFNFDDLNLAAAGIELNDKGQVKLNDYLQTTNEHVFAAGDAAAGLPAGQRYFSHAAELHVSTLIANFITPGQVLDKKLSYDHFSWVTFTDPEVVTFGLSEHELKTRKISYERIDYDFDHDDRAVIEDYEYARLILFTEPTGINPFSTRILGGTMIAPNAGELAQELILAVQQKLTAGDFFNKIYPYPTASRVNKSIWVDHISDNLPGVVRKAVKWLY, translated from the coding sequence ATGAAATCACAGTACGATCTTATTGCTATTGGGGCTGGTTCGGCGGGCCTGGGAGTAAGTATTGCCATGAAGCGGCTCGGTTTTAACGTCCTGCTTATTGATCGTTATGATCATCGGATTGGGGGCGATTGCCTGAATGATGGTTGTGTTCCGAGTAAAGCATTGATCCATGTGAGTCGACTGATTCATTCGGCTAAACGCTCACAACCCTTCGGATGGAAAGTTGAAGGAAAGACAGACCTGGCGGCTGTGATGCAGTATGTACGTGAGCGTCAGGATAGTATTCGCGTTCACGAGAATGCCGCCTACCTGCGTGAAACCGAAGGGCTTGATGTTGAATTGGGTACGGCCAGATTCGTTGATAAACAAACCATTGAGGTTAACGGGGATAATGGGTCGCGGGTGGTTTCTGCCAAAAATATTGTTCTCTGTACTGGTTCAAAGCCAAAGATGCTGAACGCCGATGGGATTGAACAGGTAAAACTACATACCAACGAGACGATCTTTTCGCTCGAAACGCTGCCAGAACGGTTGATGATCGTTGGTGCCGGGCCGATTGGCATTGAACTGTGCCAGGCATTTCAGCGGATGGGAAGCCAGGTAACGGTTGTGGGAGCAGAAGAACGAATTTTAACAAAAGAACTGCCCGATGTGTCTGATCTACTGCAAAAACGACTGACAGAAGAAGGCGTAATCGTTAAGCTGAATCGGAAAGTCAAGGCCTTTCCTGATGCGAATACGGCCGAACTGGAGTTGGAGAATGGCTTAACGGAACGGATCGAATTTGATGCTGTACTGGTTGCTATTGGCCGTACATTCAATTTTGATGATCTTAATCTGGCTGCTGCGGGTATCGAACTGAACGATAAGGGACAGGTCAAACTCAATGATTACCTCCAAACCACCAACGAACACGTTTTTGCTGCTGGTGATGCCGCTGCCGGATTACCCGCCGGTCAGCGTTATTTCTCCCATGCTGCCGAATTACACGTTTCGACGTTGATTGCAAATTTTATTACCCCCGGTCAGGTACTCGATAAAAAATTGAGCTACGATCATTTTTCGTGGGTGACGTTTACCGATCCGGAAGTAGTGACATTCGGCCTGTCAGAACATGAGCTTAAGACGCGTAAAATTAGCTACGAACGTATCGATTATGACTTTGATCACGATGATCGTGCCGTGATCGAAGACTATGAATATGCCCGGCTGATACTGTTTACTGAACCAACGGGTATCAACCCGTTCAGCACCAGAATATTAGGTGGAACTATGATTGCGCCTAACGCGGGTGAATTAGCGCAGGAATTGATTCTGGCTGTTCAGCAAAAGCTGACCGCAGGCGATTTCTTTAACAAAATTTATCCTTACCCAACGGCCAGTCGTGTAAATAAATCGATCTGGGTCGATCATATTTCCGACAATCTGCCCGGTGTGGTCAGGAAGGCCGTAAAGTGGTTGTATTGA
- a CDS encoding DUF1501 domain-containing protein — MKRRNFLQYAASSLVLPVLIDGYGAKAFARPSSFVRSLINLANQTDRVLIIIQLQGGNDGLNTVIPLDQMSVYTSSSFRGNIAISEAKALKLKNYSGTGLHPSMTGMQQLFNDGKLSIIQGVSYPTPNFSHFRASDIWMTAVDSSQTSTSGWAGRYLDKRFPNFPDAYPTSEMPDPPAIQIGYVTATTLLGPTDSMAIVLQDPDTFARLVGDKPNNPTSTVSGYAGPQIDYIRQQQASSVSYAGQIKTAAGKGKNLATYPTGNALSDQLKIIARLISGGLQTKVYYVTLGGFDTHASQVDATDTTIGTHANLLKTLSDAVLAFQTDLGKLKLEDRVVGMTFSEFGRRAVSNGSRGTDHGTSAPMFVFGTAIKSPLVGKNPNLSDLDNNNLKMQTDFRQVYAAILTDWFGTDATTETTTLLRDFAIAPVFRETVTAVEPSLSDARLYPNPASSEVVLEADGISRSLQSVALTDAQGRLLVLNASQMTPGAIRFNVGMLPTGSYVLHVATNQGTLTKRLLVAR, encoded by the coding sequence ATGAAACGTCGTAATTTTCTACAGTATGCGGCTTCGTCGCTGGTGTTACCCGTTCTGATTGATGGCTATGGAGCCAAGGCGTTTGCCCGGCCCTCGTCGTTCGTTCGGTCATTAATCAATCTGGCCAATCAGACCGACCGGGTTTTGATCATTATTCAGTTGCAGGGGGGAAATGATGGGTTAAATACGGTCATTCCGCTCGATCAAATGAGTGTATACACTTCGTCGAGCTTTCGGGGAAACATTGCTATTTCGGAAGCGAAGGCCCTAAAGCTGAAGAATTATTCGGGAACGGGCCTCCACCCGTCCATGACGGGCATGCAACAACTTTTTAATGACGGCAAACTGAGCATCATTCAGGGCGTATCGTATCCAACGCCAAATTTCTCCCATTTTCGGGCCAGTGATATCTGGATGACCGCCGTCGATTCCAGCCAGACCTCTACGTCTGGTTGGGCTGGTCGTTACCTGGATAAACGGTTTCCCAACTTCCCGGATGCCTACCCGACCAGCGAGATGCCCGACCCACCAGCTATTCAGATCGGTTATGTGACAGCCACAACCCTGCTTGGTCCAACCGACTCGATGGCCATTGTCCTTCAGGACCCGGATACATTTGCCCGTCTGGTCGGCGATAAACCAAATAATCCTACAAGTACCGTTTCGGGCTATGCCGGTCCACAAATTGACTACATTCGCCAGCAACAGGCCAGTTCGGTTAGTTATGCCGGACAAATCAAGACTGCTGCCGGAAAAGGGAAAAATCTGGCAACCTATCCAACCGGGAATGCCCTTAGTGATCAGCTAAAAATCATTGCCCGGCTTATCAGTGGTGGCTTGCAGACTAAAGTGTATTACGTTACTCTGGGTGGCTTCGACACGCACGCCAGTCAGGTAGACGCGACCGACACTACTATTGGCACACACGCTAACCTCCTCAAAACGCTCTCTGATGCCGTTCTGGCTTTTCAAACCGATTTAGGGAAATTAAAACTTGAAGACCGGGTTGTGGGCATGACTTTTTCCGAATTTGGTAGACGGGCAGTCTCAAATGGAAGTCGGGGGACAGATCATGGCACCTCCGCCCCAATGTTTGTTTTCGGTACGGCAATCAAGTCGCCACTGGTTGGTAAAAACCCAAACCTGAGTGATCTGGACAATAATAACCTGAAAATGCAGACAGATTTTCGGCAAGTCTATGCGGCTATTCTGACCGACTGGTTCGGTACCGACGCGACTACCGAAACCACAACGCTCCTGCGGGATTTTGCTATAGCGCCTGTATTTCGGGAAACCGTCACGGCTGTTGAACCAAGCCTCTCCGATGCCCGGCTGTATCCCAATCCGGCATCGTCAGAAGTCGTTCTGGAGGCCGACGGAATCAGCCGGAGCCTACAGTCGGTTGCACTGACTGACGCTCAGGGACGCCTATTGGTCCTCAATGCATCGCAAATGACTCCCGGTGCCATAAGGTTCAATGTTGGTATGCTGCCTACCGGTTCGTATGTGCTTCATGTGGCTACCAATCAGGGAACACTAACTAAACGGCTGCTGGTAGCCAGGTAA
- a CDS encoding DUF1800 domain-containing protein, whose protein sequence is MALLDAYTQPLTAAQVGHLLRRTMFGPTPDQIKTLTGQTANQIVTKLLADQPVPDPPLDLTTGKVFHDQPFDTVNAGKRNVYIKNWWANLMLNQPVSLLEKMTLFWSNHFVTNTATVNDYRYMYRYNMLLRQQALGNFKAFTIAITQDPAMLRFLNGNQNVVGTANENYARELQELFTIGRKGGYTEDDVRVAAKVLTGWADTGYRDAVNAAIGSTFRANRHDTTDKTFSATYQNTVIKGRSVASAGLDELTDLLDMILRNTETPRYICRRLYLWFVNSDITPDIESNVIQPLGDLFRKNNFEIKPVLAALFQSQHFFDENLRGALIKSPADLVIGTLRFWGMLAPDPKQNITAFYQVGNYAYARLKEQQQDLLDPPTVFGWTAYYQTGYYQQWINSTTLGLRGSFGDSLTNGALKLAGKPVVDILSYVKTLSDPTDPAKLVNDMTAQLFAIPLAQTLKDFLTDTILLNSIPRYEWTGEWNDYVKNPNDAAKKQAVQLKLTNFLQYIFRMAEYQVS, encoded by the coding sequence CTCCGGCGAACGATGTTTGGTCCCACGCCCGATCAGATCAAAACCCTGACGGGCCAAACAGCCAATCAAATCGTTACCAAACTTTTAGCCGATCAACCAGTTCCTGACCCTCCGCTGGATCTCACAACCGGCAAAGTCTTTCACGACCAACCGTTCGACACAGTAAATGCGGGCAAACGAAATGTGTATATCAAAAACTGGTGGGCAAATCTTATGCTTAATCAGCCGGTGTCACTGCTTGAAAAAATGACTTTATTCTGGTCAAATCATTTCGTAACCAATACCGCAACGGTCAATGACTATCGGTACATGTATCGATATAATATGTTACTCAGGCAACAGGCACTTGGAAATTTCAAGGCATTCACGATAGCCATTACGCAGGACCCGGCTATGCTCCGGTTTCTGAATGGAAACCAAAACGTAGTTGGAACTGCCAATGAAAACTACGCTCGGGAGCTTCAGGAGTTATTTACCATCGGCCGCAAGGGTGGCTATACCGAAGATGATGTTCGGGTAGCGGCAAAAGTGCTTACTGGCTGGGCCGATACGGGTTACCGGGATGCTGTAAATGCAGCCATTGGCAGTACATTTCGGGCCAATCGGCACGATACGACGGATAAAACGTTTTCGGCAACCTATCAGAATACAGTCATCAAAGGGCGATCGGTGGCCAGTGCCGGGTTGGATGAATTGACTGATCTGCTCGACATGATCCTTCGAAATACGGAAACACCACGCTACATCTGTCGTCGGCTCTATCTCTGGTTTGTCAATTCCGATATCACACCAGACATCGAATCAAACGTTATTCAACCCTTGGGCGACCTCTTCAGAAAAAACAATTTTGAGATCAAACCTGTATTGGCAGCCCTGTTTCAGAGCCAGCACTTTTTCGATGAAAATTTGCGGGGTGCTCTCATCAAATCGCCAGCGGATCTGGTTATTGGCACTTTGCGATTCTGGGGAATGCTGGCCCCCGACCCCAAACAGAACATAACGGCTTTTTATCAGGTTGGCAATTACGCATACGCCCGTCTGAAAGAGCAGCAACAGGATCTGCTAGACCCACCAACCGTGTTTGGCTGGACGGCTTACTACCAAACGGGATATTACCAACAGTGGATCAATTCAACAACATTAGGTCTGCGTGGCAGTTTCGGTGATTCGCTCACCAACGGAGCTTTAAAACTGGCGGGCAAACCTGTTGTCGATATACTGAGCTATGTCAAAACCCTGTCGGACCCAACCGATCCGGCTAAGCTGGTAAACGACATGACGGCTCAGCTATTTGCCATTCCGCTCGCCCAAACGCTGAAAGATTTTCTGACCGATACGATCCTGCTCAACTCCATTCCGCGCTATGAATGGACCGGCGAATGGAACGACTATGTCAAAAACCCGAACGATGCGGCTAAGAAACAGGCTGTTCAACTGAAACTGACCAATTTTCTACAGTACATTTTCCGCATGGCCGAGTATCAGGTAAGTTAA